One part of the Athene noctua chromosome Z, bAthNoc1.hap1.1, whole genome shotgun sequence genome encodes these proteins:
- the LOC141973692 gene encoding acrosin-like, whose translation MRLLPLLILLALCRPAHGAWDTCGGTCGLRPMASGYGTSRVVGGTDAQPGAWPWIVSIQVPWAAGTGHICGGSLISPQWVLTAAHCFTKARHITMWRVVIGATQLTQLGPEAQVRNIKRLLVHEHYSSVSESNDIALLELDRPVQCSDSVQLACVPDASLRVSQLTTCYVSGWGSTTARSGGSTDVLQEAKVRLINVKLCNSSRWYGGAVHPHNLCAGYPQGGIDTCQGDSGGPLVCKDNNADYFWLVGVTSWGRGCARAKQPGVYTSTQHFYDWILVQMGLRPAATAAPTPRPVVTSTPFQRPRPKPTQAGSFTPCPFARQKLLEFFNLLQELLQVLRGQKAPAAA comes from the exons ATGCGTTTGCTCCcactcctcatcctgctggccctgtgccggcctgcgCACGGCGCCTGGGACACCTGTGG agggacctgcgggctccggcccatggcttcCGGCTACGGCACCTCGCGCGTGGTGGGTGGCACAGACGCCcagccaggggcctggccctggatcgtcagcatccaggttccctgggcagcaggcacGGGGCATATATgcggagggtccctcatcagtccacagtgggtcctcacagcagcccactgcttcaccaaggccag gcacatcaccatgtggcgcgtagtgatcggggccacccagctgactcagctgggcccggaggcccaagtgcgcaatattaagcggctgctggttcacgaACACTACAGCAGCGTCTCGGAGAgcaacgacattgcgctgctggaatTGGACCGGCCTGTCCAGTGCAGCGACTCTGTACAGCTTGCCTgtgtgcccgacgcctcgctgcgagTGTCACAGCTGACAACCTGCTACGTCAGCGGTTGGGGGTCCACGACCGCAAGAT ctggaggatCAActgatgtcctgcaggaggccaaggtccgcCTCATCAATGTCaagctctgcaacagcagccgctGGTACGgaggagccgtccacccccacaacctgtgcgccgGCTatccgcagggcggcatcgacacctgccag ggtgacagcggtgggcctcttgTGTGCAAAGATAACAacgctgactacttctggcttgttggagtgaccagctgggggagaggctgtgcaagagcaaaacagcctggagtctacacctccactcagcacttttaCGATTGGATCTTGGTACAGATGGgactgcgcccagcagcaacggctgcTCCAACGCCACGGCCAGTCGTCACCTCGACCCCCTTTCAGAGGCCAAGGCCAAAACCGACGCAAGCGGGCAGCTTTACGCCCTGTCCTTTTGCACGCCAGAAGCTGCTGGAATTCTTTaatctgctgcaggagctcctgcaggtcctaaGGGGGcaaaaggctccagcagcagcatga